A stretch of Rhizobium sp. TH2 DNA encodes these proteins:
- a CDS encoding DUF1993 family protein, translated as MAVSLHSVATLSILPRFAGLKSALSQAEAFCTERKVDPSVFLNARLFPDMASLTGQVQLSSDHAKGAFYRTAGLENPSLADTEKTFAELHARIDKTIELINAVSADKMEGRENADVEIKFRTGARHFTGEGYLIGYALPNFYFHVTTAYAILRHNGLPLGKSLYMGASA; from the coding sequence ATGGCCGTTTCGCTTCATTCCGTCGCTACGCTTTCCATCCTGCCGCGCTTTGCCGGCCTCAAGTCCGCGCTCAGCCAGGCCGAAGCCTTCTGTACCGAACGCAAGGTCGATCCTTCGGTCTTCCTCAATGCCCGCCTGTTTCCGGATATGGCGAGCCTGACGGGCCAGGTCCAGCTTTCCTCGGACCATGCCAAGGGCGCCTTCTATCGTACGGCCGGGCTGGAAAACCCCTCGCTCGCCGATACCGAAAAGACCTTCGCCGAGCTTCATGCGCGCATCGACAAGACGATCGAACTCATCAACGCCGTCTCCGCCGACAAGATGGAAGGCCGCGAGAATGCCGATGTCGAGATCAAGTTCCGCACCGGCGCGCGGCACTTCACCGGTGAGGGCTATCTGATCGGTTATGCCTTGCCGAATTTCTATTTCCACGTCACCACGGCCTATGCCATCCTGCGCCACAACGGCCTGCCTCTGGGCAAGTCGCTCTATATGGGCGCAAGCGCCTAA
- a CDS encoding LacI family DNA-binding transcriptional regulator — protein MRPTVHDIAEAAGVSLATVDRVLNRRPGVSARTRSRVEEAIGRIGFVRDMAAANLAKGRTYPLAFVLPVGDNSFMAGVKSEVEQAIARSGQERTRIDIVEVPRFDGVALANALDAMASDPPAGIAVVAVDSPVVHDALHRLKELGVAIVTLVSDLPASDRDHFSGIDNIAAGRTAGSLMGRFLAGKAGKVAVVAGSMLVGDHRDRLEGFRKRLSELNANLEILPVMEGQDDPDAVYGLVSDLLHREKQLAGIYSLGAGNRGLIRALKELGPTAAKPQVIAHELTPHTRAALQSDLIEAVLNQDAGHEVRSAIRVLKAKADGLTVIEAQERIRIDIFLKDNLP, from the coding sequence ATGCGGCCGACAGTCCATGACATTGCCGAAGCGGCGGGCGTCAGCCTTGCCACCGTCGACCGGGTTCTGAACCGGCGGCCGGGCGTTAGCGCACGGACGCGGAGCCGCGTCGAGGAGGCGATCGGGCGCATCGGCTTCGTGCGCGACATGGCCGCCGCCAATCTCGCCAAGGGCCGCACCTATCCTCTCGCCTTCGTGCTGCCGGTCGGCGACAATTCCTTCATGGCTGGCGTCAAATCCGAGGTCGAGCAGGCGATTGCACGTTCTGGCCAGGAGCGCACCCGGATCGATATCGTCGAGGTGCCGCGCTTCGATGGGGTGGCTCTGGCCAATGCGCTCGATGCCATGGCAAGCGATCCGCCCGCCGGTATCGCTGTCGTGGCGGTTGATTCCCCCGTCGTCCATGATGCGCTTCATCGTCTCAAGGAACTCGGCGTGGCGATTGTCACGCTCGTGTCGGACTTGCCGGCCTCCGATCGCGACCATTTCTCCGGCATCGACAATATCGCCGCCGGCCGCACCGCAGGCAGCCTGATGGGCCGGTTCCTGGCTGGCAAAGCGGGCAAGGTGGCGGTTGTCGCGGGCTCGATGCTGGTCGGCGACCATCGCGACCGTCTGGAAGGCTTCCGCAAGCGGCTTTCCGAACTCAATGCTAATCTCGAAATCCTGCCCGTCATGGAAGGCCAGGACGATCCGGATGCTGTTTACGGGCTGGTGTCCGATCTTCTCCATCGCGAGAAACAACTCGCCGGCATCTACAGTCTCGGCGCGGGCAATCGCGGCCTCATCCGGGCACTGAAGGAACTCGGCCCTACCGCAGCCAAGCCGCAGGTGATCGCTCACGAACTCACGCCGCACACGCGCGCGGCGCTGCAATCCGATTTGATCGAGGCAGTGCTCAACCAGGATGCCGGCCACGAGGTGCGTAGCGCAATCCGAGTCCTCAAGGCCAAGGCCGATGGCCTCACGGTCATCGAGGCGCAGGAGCGCATCCGCATCGACATATTCCTGAAAGACAATCTGCCGTGA
- a CDS encoding LacI family DNA-binding transcriptional regulator, producing the protein MSNSAPATIEDVARIAEVSIATVSRAIHNPEKVATSTRLKVNQAIAITGYTTNAMARSLRLGRSNMILVVAPDIGDPNFSNILVGLENEARSHGYGILIGHTQNDAQRGLEYLKFLNSNQAAGLILFTGILPFGHQSMTARLPPSVGVFEPVFNGGIPYVGVDDILGARKAVDLLIAEGHTKIAFIGDSRTRLAYGRRRMGYEAGLDAAGISPDLRIVLEGDGTIESGRLAVEQLFVRDTLPTAFMCVNDQTAIGVMLGLFARGYDIPRDFSVTGFDDVPQAMFMQPSLTTIRQPRTAIGKHAMALLLDLLGDGEPPESEILLMPDLVVRNSVSAPSRQWMKR; encoded by the coding sequence TTGTCGAATTCCGCACCCGCAACGATTGAAGACGTCGCTCGCATCGCAGAGGTGTCGATCGCAACGGTCTCGCGGGCAATCCACAATCCGGAGAAAGTGGCCACTTCGACGCGGCTCAAGGTCAACCAGGCGATCGCGATCACCGGCTATACGACCAACGCCATGGCGCGCAGCCTGCGCCTCGGCCGGTCGAACATGATTCTCGTCGTGGCGCCCGATATCGGCGACCCGAATTTCTCCAATATCCTTGTAGGCCTGGAAAACGAGGCCCGCTCGCATGGCTACGGTATCCTGATCGGCCATACGCAAAATGACGCGCAGCGCGGCCTCGAATATCTGAAATTCCTGAATTCCAACCAGGCAGCCGGATTGATCCTGTTCACCGGCATCCTGCCTTTCGGCCATCAGTCGATGACCGCGCGCCTGCCGCCGAGCGTCGGCGTCTTCGAGCCCGTCTTCAACGGCGGCATTCCCTATGTCGGCGTCGATGACATCCTGGGCGCCCGCAAGGCCGTGGACCTGCTGATCGCCGAGGGCCACACCAAGATCGCCTTCATCGGCGATTCCCGCACGCGCCTCGCCTATGGCCGGCGGCGGATGGGATATGAGGCGGGCCTCGATGCGGCGGGCATTTCGCCAGACCTGCGCATCGTGCTGGAAGGCGATGGCACGATCGAAAGCGGCCGGCTCGCGGTCGAACAGCTTTTCGTCCGCGACACGCTGCCGACCGCCTTCATGTGCGTCAACGACCAGACGGCGATCGGCGTGATGCTGGGCCTTTTCGCCCGCGGCTATGACATTCCACGTGATTTCTCGGTGACCGGGTTCGACGACGTGCCGCAGGCCATGTTCATGCAACCGTCGCTGACAACCATCCGCCAGCCGCGCACCGCGATCGGCAAGCATGCCATGGCGCTGCTGCTCGACCTGCTCGGCGATGGCGAACCGCCGGAATCGGAGATCCTGCTGATGCCGGATCTCGTCGTTCGGAATTCCGTCTCCGCGCCGTCGCGGCAATGGATGAAACGGTAG
- a CDS encoding nickel/cobalt transporter has protein sequence MIMIVALFATATLAHAQSSLGLGNTEPGAQPSAFVMAYMPWLQHVLTFINARQQEFYRALTASLKAMRTDVWQLWWLVGVSFLYGVFHAAGPGHGKAVISSYMIANETELKRGVLISFMSAFLQGATAVLVTGAGFLILRGTTFTMTDAAKWLEVLSFAAIMAFGLYLLYRKTRGMLRRPVLNFAGPELALAGGSHHDHHDHHHSHHDHLHHHAHDHGHAQHFHAHSGEVCEVCGHSHAPTPDLVAGEKFSLMDAWSAIVAVGLRPCTGAIFVLTFSFLNGLYLGGLLSVLTMSLGTAITVSALATLSVTAKDFALKFLDSGSGRVRLANAIEILGAICVTLFGFTFLMASLQA, from the coding sequence ATGATCATGATTGTCGCTCTGTTTGCCACCGCCACGCTCGCCCATGCACAATCCTCGCTGGGGCTCGGCAACACCGAACCCGGCGCGCAGCCTTCGGCGTTCGTGATGGCCTATATGCCGTGGCTTCAGCACGTGCTGACCTTCATCAACGCACGGCAGCAGGAATTCTACCGGGCGCTAACTGCCTCACTGAAGGCCATGCGTACCGATGTCTGGCAGCTCTGGTGGCTGGTTGGCGTCTCGTTCCTGTATGGCGTTTTCCACGCAGCCGGCCCCGGCCACGGCAAGGCGGTGATCTCCTCCTATATGATCGCCAACGAAACCGAACTGAAGCGCGGCGTGCTGATCTCGTTCATGTCGGCCTTCCTGCAGGGCGCGACCGCGGTCCTCGTCACCGGCGCCGGCTTCCTCATTCTGCGCGGCACGACGTTCACCATGACCGATGCCGCCAAATGGCTGGAAGTGCTGTCTTTCGCCGCGATCATGGCGTTCGGCCTCTATCTTCTCTATCGCAAGACGCGGGGCATGCTGCGCCGTCCGGTGCTGAATTTCGCCGGGCCGGAACTGGCGTTGGCCGGCGGCAGTCATCACGATCACCATGACCATCATCATTCCCATCACGACCATCTGCATCATCACGCGCACGATCATGGCCACGCGCAGCATTTCCATGCGCATTCCGGGGAGGTCTGCGAGGTCTGCGGCCACAGCCATGCGCCAACACCCGATCTCGTGGCTGGCGAAAAATTCTCGCTTATGGATGCCTGGAGCGCCATCGTCGCGGTCGGCCTGCGTCCCTGCACGGGTGCAATCTTCGTGCTGACCTTCTCCTTCCTCAACGGACTTTATCTCGGCGGTCTGCTTTCGGTGCTCACAATGTCGCTGGGCACCGCGATCACGGTGTCGGCCCTTGCGACGCTCTCGGTCACGGCCAAGGACTTCGCGCTGAAATTCCTCGACTCGGGTTCGGGCCGCGTACGTCTCGCGAATGCTATCGAAATCCTCGGCGCCATCTGCGTCACTCTGTTCGGTTTCACCTTCCTGATGGCGTCGCTGCAGGCCTGA
- the xylA gene encoding xylose isomerase translates to MSTGFFGNIEKIKYDPNSTSPLAFRHYDKDEVVMGKRMEDHLRFAVAYWHTFVWPGTDPFGGNTFERPWFEDSIRAAKLKADVAFEFFSLLGTPYYCFHDADVRPEGRNFAENTKNLNEIVDYFAEKQAATGVKLLWGTANMFSNRRYMSGAATNPDPEVFAFAAATVKTCIDATQKLGGENYVLWGGREGYETLLNTDLGREMDQAGRFLNMVVEYKHKIGFKGTILIEPKPQEPSKHQYDYDVATVYGFLKKYGLENEVKLNIEQGHAILAGHTFEHELALANAHGILGSIDMNRNDYQSGWDTDQFPNNVPEMALAYYHVLDGGGFTTGGTNFDSKLRRQSIEPDDLLIGHIGGIDCCARGLKAAAKMIEDKALSGPLAERYAGWDKPEGKALLDKSASLESITAMVEAKDINPKPVSGRQELLENIVNRYV, encoded by the coding sequence ATGTCCACCGGCTTTTTCGGCAATATCGAGAAGATCAAATACGACCCCAATTCGACGAGCCCGCTCGCATTCCGTCACTACGACAAGGACGAAGTGGTGATGGGCAAGCGCATGGAGGATCACCTTCGTTTCGCGGTTGCCTATTGGCACACTTTCGTCTGGCCGGGCACCGACCCGTTCGGCGGCAACACGTTCGAGCGCCCGTGGTTCGAGGACTCGATAAGGGCCGCCAAGCTCAAGGCCGACGTCGCTTTCGAATTCTTCTCGCTGCTCGGCACGCCCTATTACTGCTTCCATGACGCCGATGTACGCCCGGAAGGCAGGAACTTCGCTGAGAACACCAAAAACCTCAACGAGATCGTCGACTACTTCGCCGAGAAGCAGGCGGCCACCGGCGTCAAGCTGCTCTGGGGCACGGCCAACATGTTCTCCAACCGTCGCTACATGTCGGGCGCCGCGACCAATCCGGATCCGGAAGTCTTCGCCTTCGCCGCGGCGACAGTGAAGACCTGCATCGACGCGACCCAGAAGCTCGGCGGCGAGAACTACGTGCTTTGGGGTGGCCGCGAAGGCTATGAGACGTTGCTCAACACCGACCTCGGACGCGAGATGGACCAGGCCGGTCGCTTCCTCAACATGGTGGTCGAATACAAGCACAAGATCGGCTTCAAGGGCACGATCCTGATCGAGCCGAAGCCGCAGGAGCCCTCCAAGCATCAGTACGACTACGACGTCGCCACCGTCTATGGCTTCCTCAAGAAGTACGGTCTCGAAAACGAAGTGAAGCTCAATATCGAGCAGGGCCACGCGATCCTCGCCGGCCATACGTTCGAGCATGAACTGGCGCTCGCCAATGCCCACGGCATCCTCGGTTCGATCGACATGAACCGCAACGACTATCAATCGGGCTGGGATACCGACCAGTTCCCCAACAATGTACCTGAAATGGCGCTCGCCTATTATCACGTGCTTGACGGCGGCGGCTTCACCACCGGCGGCACCAATTTCGACTCCAAGCTGCGCCGCCAGTCGATCGAGCCAGACGACCTGCTGATCGGCCATATCGGTGGTATCGATTGCTGCGCCCGTGGCCTCAAGGCCGCCGCGAAGATGATCGAGGACAAGGCGCTGTCCGGCCCGCTCGCCGAGCGCTATGCCGGCTGGGACAAGCCAGAGGGCAAGGCTTTGCTGGACAAGTCGGCGTCGCTCGAAAGCATCACGGCGATGGTCGAGGCAAAGGATATCAATCCGAAGCCGGTTTCGGGCCGCCAGGAACTGCTGGAAAACATCGTCAATCGCTACGTTTGA
- a CDS encoding sugar ABC transporter ATP-binding protein — protein sequence MEAGQSGNSDTVLSAKRISKSFSGVQVLFSVNFDLKKGEVHALMGENGAGKSTLVKILSGFEQPSSGEILLDGKPIKLPANGAAEALGIVIIHQEFNLAEHLTVTESLFLGREITRFGVLDRKRMQAETRAVLDQLGSRVDENALISSLAVADKQMVEIAKAISRDARVVFMDEPTAVLSRDETRILFDQVRKLRDKGTSFVFVSHKIDEVMELTDRVTVLRDGQWVKTSPTAILDGEAIAQLMVGRELSSLYPAKHEPDVDEKVVLSVHHVSTGFVKDASFEVRRGEIIGFSGLIGSGRTELMEAVVGLRPRASGEVRVHNEVLVADDLHAANRAGLGYMTKDRKAKGLLLNSGLIANLTLQSLGQHSRHGYLDPSSEIAAMARAKRRFDIRVRDAGVVAGRMSGGNQQKLLLAKVMETEPQIIIIDEPTRGIDVGTKQQIYHFISALAREGRSIIVVSSEMPEVIGLCTRIAVMREGRIVGVLEGDEISEQEIMRYAAGLKKKQAA from the coding sequence ATGGAAGCGGGGCAATCCGGCAACAGCGACACTGTGTTGTCCGCGAAGCGGATCAGCAAATCCTTCAGTGGCGTGCAGGTTCTTTTCAGCGTCAATTTCGACCTCAAGAAGGGCGAAGTCCATGCGTTGATGGGCGAGAACGGCGCCGGCAAATCCACCCTCGTCAAGATCCTTTCAGGTTTCGAGCAGCCGAGTTCCGGCGAGATCCTTCTCGACGGCAAGCCGATCAAGCTGCCAGCCAATGGCGCCGCCGAGGCGCTCGGCATCGTCATCATCCACCAGGAATTCAACCTCGCCGAACACCTGACCGTCACCGAGAGCCTTTTTCTCGGCCGCGAGATCACCCGCTTCGGCGTGCTTGATCGCAAGCGCATGCAGGCCGAGACGAGGGCGGTACTCGACCAGCTCGGTTCGCGTGTCGATGAGAATGCGCTGATCAGCTCGCTCGCCGTCGCCGACAAACAGATGGTTGAGATCGCCAAGGCGATAAGCCGCGATGCGCGCGTCGTGTTCATGGACGAGCCGACGGCGGTATTGTCGCGTGATGAGACGCGCATCCTGTTCGACCAAGTGCGCAAGCTGCGCGACAAGGGCACCAGTTTCGTTTTCGTCTCCCACAAGATCGACGAGGTCATGGAACTGACCGACCGCGTCACCGTGCTGCGAGACGGCCAGTGGGTGAAGACCTCGCCGACCGCCATTCTCGATGGTGAGGCGATCGCCCAGCTGATGGTCGGACGCGAATTGTCCAGCCTCTACCCCGCCAAGCATGAGCCTGATGTCGACGAGAAGGTCGTGCTTTCGGTGCACCATGTCTCGACCGGCTTCGTCAAGGATGCCAGCTTCGAAGTGCGCCGGGGCGAGATCATCGGCTTCTCGGGCCTGATCGGGTCCGGCCGTACGGAGCTCATGGAAGCTGTCGTCGGCCTGCGCCCGCGCGCGTCTGGAGAAGTCCGAGTCCACAATGAAGTGCTTGTTGCCGATGACCTTCATGCCGCCAATCGCGCCGGTCTCGGTTACATGACCAAGGATCGCAAGGCCAAGGGCCTGCTCTTGAATTCCGGCCTCATCGCCAATCTGACACTGCAATCACTCGGCCAGCATTCCCGCCATGGCTATCTCGATCCGTCGAGCGAGATAGCCGCTATGGCGCGCGCCAAGCGCCGCTTCGATATAAGGGTGCGCGATGCCGGCGTCGTGGCCGGCCGTATGTCCGGCGGCAACCAGCAGAAGCTGCTCCTCGCCAAGGTCATGGAAACCGAGCCGCAGATCATCATCATCGACGAGCCGACGCGCGGCATCGATGTCGGCACCAAGCAGCAGATCTATCATTTCATCTCGGCCTTAGCGCGCGAGGGGCGATCGATCATCGTCGTCTCGTCCGAGATGCCCGAGGTGATCGGGCTCTGCACTCGGATCGCCGTCATGCGCGAGGGCCGCATCGTCGGCGTGCTCGAAGGCGACGAGATTTCCGAACAGGAGATCATGCGCTACGCGGCGGGCCTGAAGAAAAAGCAGGCTGCCTGA
- a CDS encoding ABC transporter permease, which yields MSANEESKALERPRRSWRDVDLRAIAPFAALILLLILGAIVNPNFIGITNLANVATRSAFIAIIAVGATFVISSGDLDLSVGSMVAFVASLMILFMNSGVIADPMLMLLTSGLLTVLIGGACGLANGLITTLGKIEPFIATLGTMGIYRGLTTWLSQGGAITLREPELQALYRPAYFGSILGVPVPIVIIIAVTAVAAFVLYRTRYGRHVVAVGSNRDVARYSGIHVDRVRTIAFVIQGLCVAIAVLLYVPRLGSTSATTGILWELQAITAVVVGGTALKGGAGRVWGTICGAFILELVGNIMLLSNFISEYLIGTIQGSIIIIAMLVQRTLTRKS from the coding sequence ATGAGTGCAAACGAAGAAAGCAAGGCATTGGAGAGACCGCGCCGGTCCTGGCGTGATGTCGATCTCAGGGCGATCGCGCCCTTTGCCGCGCTGATATTGCTGCTCATCCTGGGCGCGATCGTCAATCCGAATTTCATCGGCATCACCAACCTCGCCAATGTCGCGACCCGCAGCGCCTTTATCGCCATCATCGCAGTGGGCGCCACTTTCGTGATTTCGTCGGGTGACCTCGATCTGTCGGTCGGTTCGATGGTGGCCTTCGTCGCCAGCCTGATGATCCTGTTCATGAATTCGGGCGTTATTGCCGATCCGATGCTGATGCTGCTGACATCAGGCTTGCTGACGGTGCTGATCGGCGGCGCCTGCGGCCTCGCCAATGGCCTGATCACCACGCTCGGGAAGATCGAGCCCTTCATCGCCACGCTCGGCACGATGGGCATCTATCGCGGCCTGACCACATGGTTGTCGCAGGGCGGTGCCATCACGCTGCGCGAGCCGGAATTGCAGGCGCTTTACCGCCCGGCATATTTCGGCTCGATCCTTGGCGTGCCGGTCCCGATCGTCATCATCATCGCGGTCACCGCGGTTGCGGCCTTCGTCCTCTATCGCACCCGCTATGGCCGCCATGTCGTGGCGGTGGGCTCCAACCGCGATGTCGCACGCTATTCCGGCATCCATGTCGATCGCGTTCGTACCATTGCTTTCGTCATCCAGGGCCTCTGCGTCGCCATCGCCGTGCTGCTTTACGTGCCGCGTCTCGGCTCGACCTCGGCGACGACGGGCATCCTGTGGGAATTGCAGGCAATCACCGCTGTCGTGGTCGGCGGCACGGCGCTCAAGGGTGGCGCCGGCCGTGTCTGGGGCACGATCTGCGGCGCCTTCATTCTCGAACTGGTGGGCAATATCATGCTGCTCTCCAACTTCATCAGCGAATATCTGATCGGTACCATCCAGGGCTCGATCATCATCATTGCGATGCTCGTCCAGCGCACGCTGACACGAAAATCGTAA
- the xylB gene encoding xylulokinase translates to MYLGLDLGTSGVKAMLMDGDQKIIGSGHGSLDVSRPHSGWSEQAPADWIRATEEAIAELKKSHPKELAAVKGIGLSGQMHGATLLDGADSVLRPCILWNDTRSFREAAALDADPRFRALTGNIVFPGFTAPKLAWVKNNEPEIFAKVRKVLLPKDYLRLWLSGEHISEMSDSAGTSWLDTGKRKWSSELLAATGLDESQMPRLVEGTDKAGTLRGELASKWGMGSDVVIAGGAGDNAASACGMGTVGEGHAFVSLGTSGVLFAANAKYLPKPESAVHAFCHALPNTWHQMGVILSATDALNWYSGIAGKSAAELTSELGDELKAPTSVTFLPYLSGERTPHNDAKIRGVFTGLGHESSRVVLTQAVLEGVTFAIRDNLEALKSAGTSISRVTAIGGGSRSKYWLKSIATSLGVPVEIPQDGDFGAAFGAARLGLIAATGADPVQVCTPPATDETIEPASALTSAYEEAYISYRKTYPAISALDQTA, encoded by the coding sequence ATGTATCTGGGGCTCGATCTCGGTACGTCAGGCGTCAAGGCCATGCTGATGGATGGCGATCAGAAGATCATCGGTTCAGGCCATGGTTCGCTCGATGTGTCACGGCCGCATTCCGGCTGGTCCGAACAGGCGCCGGCCGACTGGATTCGCGCGACAGAAGAAGCGATTGCAGAGCTGAAGAAGTCGCATCCGAAAGAGCTTGCAGCCGTGAAAGGCATCGGGCTTTCAGGCCAGATGCATGGCGCGACGCTGCTCGATGGCGCCGACAGTGTCCTGCGCCCCTGCATCCTGTGGAACGACACCCGTAGCTTCAGGGAAGCCGCCGCGCTCGATGCCGATCCGCGCTTCCGCGCGCTCACCGGCAATATCGTGTTTCCGGGCTTCACCGCGCCGAAGCTAGCCTGGGTGAAGAACAACGAGCCGGAGATTTTCGCCAAGGTCCGCAAGGTGCTGCTGCCGAAGGATTATCTTCGGCTCTGGCTATCCGGCGAGCATATTTCGGAAATGTCGGATTCCGCCGGCACCAGCTGGCTCGATACGGGCAAGCGCAAATGGTCTTCCGAACTTCTGGCCGCCACGGGTCTGGATGAAAGCCAGATGCCGCGCTTGGTCGAAGGCACCGACAAGGCCGGCACGCTACGCGGCGAACTGGCCTCCAAATGGGGCATGGGTTCGGATGTCGTGATCGCCGGCGGCGCCGGCGACAATGCTGCCTCGGCCTGCGGCATGGGCACCGTGGGCGAGGGCCATGCCTTCGTCTCGCTCGGCACATCGGGCGTGCTGTTTGCCGCTAACGCAAAATATCTGCCGAAGCCCGAAAGCGCCGTTCACGCCTTCTGCCACGCACTGCCCAATACATGGCACCAGATGGGCGTGATCCTCTCGGCCACCGATGCGCTGAACTGGTATTCCGGCATTGCGGGCAAGTCCGCAGCCGAACTCACCTCGGAACTCGGCGACGAACTCAAGGCGCCGACATCGGTCACCTTCCTGCCCTATCTCTCGGGCGAACGCACGCCGCATAATGACGCGAAAATCCGCGGCGTGTTCACCGGCCTCGGCCATGAATCCTCGCGTGTGGTGTTGACGCAAGCGGTGTTGGAAGGCGTGACCTTCGCCATCCGCGACAATCTCGAGGCCTTGAAAAGCGCCGGCACCAGCATTTCCCGCGTCACCGCCATCGGCGGCGGCTCGCGGTCGAAATACTGGCTGAAGTCGATCGCCACATCGCTCGGCGTGCCGGTCGAAATCCCGCAGGACGGCGATTTCGGTGCTGCCTTCGGCGCGGCACGCCTCGGCCTGATCGCCGCGACGGGCGCGGACCCCGTGCAGGTCTGCACGCCGCCTGCAACTGATGAAACCATCGAACCGGCATCGGCGCTCACCTCGGCCTACGAGGAGGCCTATATCAGCTACCGCAAGACCTATCCCGCCATTTCGGCACTTGATCAAACAGCATAA